Proteins encoded in a region of the Nitrospiraceae bacterium genome:
- a CDS encoding phosphate-starvation-inducible PsiE family protein, which translates to MQDRKEVMKRWCGVMEWLDRLGYLTAGFSLLVLGMLIFAHAWFIFITKAGQVGLLQSGLKLLNDLLLVIILLELFRTVIRFLQTEVLDLEPYLAVGIIACTRRVLTASAELSHLPSMSETQFYQYLMDVGLNVAVIMVLVVGVFLVRKRPAPSLAPSP; encoded by the coding sequence ATGCAGGACCGAAAAGAGGTCATGAAGCGCTGGTGCGGGGTCATGGAATGGCTCGACCGACTCGGTTACCTCACCGCTGGCTTCAGCCTCCTGGTCCTCGGGATGCTGATTTTTGCCCATGCCTGGTTCATCTTCATCACGAAAGCCGGCCAAGTCGGTCTGTTGCAGTCCGGCTTGAAGTTATTGAACGATCTCTTGCTCGTCATCATCTTGCTCGAGCTGTTCCGAACCGTGATCAGGTTTCTCCAGACAGAAGTGCTCGACCTAGAGCCGTACCTGGCCGTCGGTATCATCGCCTGCACGAGACGCGTACTAACGGCGAGCGCCGAACTCTCGCATCTGCCGAGCATGAGCGAGACCCAGTTCTATCAGTACCTGATGGACGTGGGCCTGAACGTCGCCGTGATCATGGTGCTTGTGGTAGGCGTCTTCCTCGTTCGCAAACGCCCGGCGCCATCTCTCGCCCCCTCACCGTAA